In Falco peregrinus isolate bFalPer1 chromosome 9, bFalPer1.pri, whole genome shotgun sequence, the genomic stretch cagtggttttttttgcttctgtaaattTGTATGTGTGTTTCAGGTGTGGCAGTTAAAGTGATGATAAACCAGCTAGTTGGAGTTGGGGTGTTTTAAACGGAGACTTTGTTTATTCATCTCTGCCTTCCCCCACCATATTTCACTAGGGTTGTACGTTCACGATATGTGAAGAGTTTCTTTATCATTAGAATTACAATTTCagtttttgattgttttttcaAGCATTAAAAAGCATCTATTTCAACCATTTATAAAAAGCTTTGACGTAGCTTGTCTGTTCCTCTGTATTAAGCACTGTTTATCAGTTGtagctgtgtttttttcccaattttctTTAGTGGCTGAAACTTACTTCTGATGATGTAAAGGAACAGATCTACAAGCTAGCTAAAAAAGGCCTGACCCCCTCGCAAATCGGTAAGTTTTATGCATCAGTCTTAAATagagacaaaaaatatttttctgactgTAATAATGCAGTTGCTCCTTCAACCTGCATAGGGTAACATGCTaagaaaatactggttttctgATGTACTGATGTATTCACTGTGTGGATACCACTAAAAATGTAATATGTCTCATTTTTGCAAAAAGCGTATTTGGTGAAGTAGTTAAagttttttgtgtggttttttttttttttcaagcagaaaatgtAAAGCATCTGTTTAATCTTATAACCTGTCCTTAGGAATGGCCACTAGTCTACCCAGTCTGTTGGAGAAAAACTTGACATCTCATCTTAAAATACCAGCACCTGTGTTTAGGAGCTTACTGAGCCAGGCACTGGAGCTGCATAATAGACTACTTCTCACTAGTTTGGACTCCTCTGGAGCTTTGCTTAAGTGTGTCTGTGCTACAAATTTATGTAGTCTTAAGATATGCAGTGTAATTGAGTGCTAtatgaatgtttttaattttactttatttattaatgATCTCTGTGGTATAGTATGGGGTTTTTAGAGTAAAGATGTCTATGGCATCTTTGTTAAGTATGGAGAAGAGGGTGGTTGAATACCTAGCTTTAATAAGTCCTGTTGAAAATTTCTCAGTAATAATGTAATACTTACCGTGTTACCTGCCTAAATGTGATAGGTGGCTTGGTTTTCGGTTAATTGCTATCTGATGAAGTGTTTCAGCTTCTCTAAGTTGTGTTTTGCTCACACGCTATCCACCATTTATTTGTTCGCGGCTTCCAgcagaaaggtattttaatttaaagaagtCCTTTTGGATAGCTTGTAACTGTAAGGTTGGTCTCACTAGATTTGTGTaagatgtttggggttttttcagtgtGAGATGTAAACATTTGTTTCAGGTGTCATCCTGAGGGATTCTCATGGTGTTGCCCAGGTTCGCTTTGTAACTGGCAACAAAATTTTGAGAATCCTTAAATCGAAGGGACTGGCCCCAGACCTTCCAGAGGATCTTTATCACTTGATCAAGAAAGCTGTTGCTGTGCGTAAACATCttgagagaaacagaaaggtgAGTGCTAATTTAAGCAGATAGCActatgtttgttttttcatatAATATAATTCATATAATACAGTAGTTTATTTACTACTTAACAAAGCAAAGGCTTTTGGGGTGCTCCCTGTTAGCCACCCCCTTTGAGTAAACTTAGTGGTTCGGGGAGTCATTTTGATGAAGGAGAATGGTCTTTGTCTGTGAAAAGGATCTTAAAAGCATTGCTTAAACCAGGTATTTCTGGTCCTGTTCTGATTTTTACTAGCTTCATCAGACTTTGGTAATGGGCATGTGGAGTTTGTAGCAGTAGCTGTGGATGTTTTACTTTAATAAAGCTCATATGAATTGTGTGTCATTGAGAAGTGAAAAGTAGTGCTTCTTTGTAATGTAGCTTTCTCTTCCAGGATAAAGATGCCAAGTTCCGCCTGATTCTGATTGAGAGCAGAATCCATAGGTTGGCTCGCTACTACAAAACCAAGAGAGTGCTGCCACCCAACTGGAAGTAGTAAGTCTTCTTTTATGTTACTGTTTTCACTGAAGTCTTGTAGGTTTTGTAAGCCATATGCTGGGGCTGTGAGTCAAAGGATCATTGTGGTCACTGTATGTGTATGTAAACCAGGCA encodes the following:
- the RPS13 gene encoding 40S ribosomal protein S13, translating into MGRMHAPGKGLSQSALPYRRSVPTWLKLTSDDVKEQIYKLAKKGLTPSQIGVILRDSHGVAQVRFVTGNKILRILKSKGLAPDLPEDLYHLIKKAVAVRKHLERNRKDKDAKFRLILIESRIHRLARYYKTKRVLPPNWKYESSTASALVA